The bacterium genomic sequence AGGATTCAAAAGAGCCGCCACGTATATGTCGTCAAATCCAACCAGAGCTATATCCTTAGGTATTTCTTTCCCTCTCTCTTTTATAGCTATCATCGCACCTATAGCTATTACATCATTAGCAGTAAAAATAGCTGTTGGTGGTGCCTTCATTCTTAAAAATTTTTCTATTCCTCTATAACCACTCTCTTGAGTAAACCCATTCTCTAAAATAAGTTTTCTGTCTACTAATAAATTATGTTCAATTAAGGCTTTTCTATACCCTTCTTCTCGCTTTCTGCCAGTTATTATCTCAGACGTACCATTAATAAATCCTATCCGATTATGACCTAGTTCAATAAGATGAGAAGTAGCTACATAAGCACCTTCTAAGTCGTTAACAAAAATACGGTCTAATAGCAATCCATTTTCCTCTCGTTGGACTAAGACAATAGGGATATTTTCTTTCATAATTTCGTTAAGAACTTGAGTGGTTTTTTCATCCTCTTTCATCTCTGCACATATAAATATTATTCCATCTAATCGTCTTGACAAGAAAGTCCTTAGTATACTTTTCTCTTCTTCTGGATCATTGTAGCTATTACCTAAAATAATGTGATAAGCACTTTCTTTTACTCTGTCATAAACACCCTTAATAACAGGCGGATAGAAAAAATTAGAAATGTCAGAAATTAAAACTCCTATAATATGAGTCTTCTTTGTTATCAAAACTTGAGCAGTATAATCAGGAATATAATTTAGTTTCTTAGCTGCCCTTTCTATGCGACAGCGCGTATCTTTCTTTATATATCCTTTATTATTAAGACAGCGAGAAACTGTGCCACGAGAAACTTTTGCTTCTTTTGCTACATCGTAAATAGTTATCATATTCTATGAAATCGATTTTCTTATTTAGGGCTATTACACTGCATTTAATAAAAAAATAGCATATCTCTGAGATATTGTCAAGTATAAAATCGTTTTCATAAATATTAATACCAGCCATAATGCGAAAGTACTTCTTCAGCTTCTTTTTGAGATGAACAACGGGTGGAAATTAATAGGCCTTCTGGAGAAAGATTCTCCAGAACAAAATCAATTTCATGTGGTTCACATAAAACCATAATTGCCTTCTTTTTAGCCTGCATTTTCTTATAAATTGGTATCCACTTAACAATACCCTCTTTTCTAAATCCAGCTCCAGGAACCCACTCAATTGCATTAAGCCTTGTAATTTCAAGAAGCATATCCAGATGTTTCAAAGCATCTGGTCCATCAAGATGATAGACCGAATAATCCAGATAATTGATTTCGTTTAGTATTTCTTCTAAGAAAAACTCTTCATACATCTTGGTAGAAATAAGACATGTAAAATCGTTTTGAACAGGATACATCTTTCCTGGGGCCCAAATATCTATCCAAGAA encodes the following:
- a CDS encoding LacI family transcriptional regulator, whose translation is MITIYDVAKEAKVSRGTVSRCLNNKGYIKKDTRCRIERAAKKLNYIPDYTAQVLITKKTHIIGVLISDISNFFYPPVIKGVYDRVKESAYHIILGNSYNDPEEEKSILRTFLSRRLDGIIFICAEMKEDEKTTQVLNEIMKENIPIVLVQREENGLLLDRIFVNDLEGAYVATSHLIELGHNRIGFINGTSEIITGRKREEGYRKALIEHNLLVDRKLILENGFTQESGYRGIEKFLRMKAPPTAIFTANDVIAIGAMIAIKERGKEIPKDIALVGFDDIYVAALLNPPLTTVNQPKYEQGRLAAELLLKRMGGDKDSLPENITLDTKLVVRESTLIKKYARNYKPLLY